Genomic segment of Deinococcus budaensis:
TCACGGGTGAACAGCGCGGGCAACATCTCCTTCGTGACGCCGGGCAGGACCGTCTGCTGGATCGCCGCGAAATTCAAGACGGCTTCCGTGTGCTGCGCAGGGGTCCACAGCCCCTGCCGCTGCAACTGGTCCATCAGCAGCACAGAAGTCGTTCCCAGGATGGGGGGCCCGAACAGGCCAATGCTCGCCAGCCGCACCAGGTTCAGGTCATCGCAAAGGACCGGTACCTTCCGCTGCTGCGCCGCCAGGAAGGTGGACACGGTGGGCAAAAGGTCCTCCCACCCGTCGTGACGGTCGTAGAAGTCCATGATGCCCATCACCGGGATGATCTTCGCCCGCGTCCTGACCGTCTGAGCCAGCGACTCCAGGCGCTTGAGGCGAGCTTGCGCCACCTCCTGCGGTTCCTCCTCATGCACCAGTCGCCCACCGCTGTAGTACAGGCTGATGCGGGGCGCTCTCGCCACCTCGACGCGCGCGTCCCTGACCGCACGGTTCAAGTCGTCCAGCGTCTGCCGCGTCACCAGGAGCGTGCGCTTCTCCAGCAAGCGCCGCAGGCAGCGGGCGTGGGTGAGGACCGCCAGGGGGTCCCTACACGATCCAGCACATTGTGTACGCGAGCGCCCCTGCCTTCCAGGGCGGAACGTGCTCGGGCACAAGCTGGCGGACCAACGGCGTCACCCCAACCCGTTCCGACCCCCACCGCCCGTCAAGAGCCGTTCAAGTTTGGAAGCTCAACTGCGCGAGCGTTGTCACGGTTTCTCCAACAGCGCCAGTACCACCAACACAGCTCCGCTCAGAATGAGCGACACGAACACTGGAGTGGTCAGGGTGAGGAGCCCGGCCACGACCAACACCGCGCAGGCGATGAGATGCCCCCAGTGGACCCGGTGGTCGAGCAGCCACAGGTAGAGCGCCAACTCCAGCCGGACCAGCAGCGGCCCGCCAAACAGCAGCAGGGTCAGCGCCAGGGAGGGAGGACTGAAGGGATGGGTGATGATCCGCTCGTTGGCAACCGCCAGCGCGATCAGGCCCACCACGATCAGCACCTGCGTGTTGGTCGCCAGACGCCCCATC
This window contains:
- a CDS encoding PIN domain-containing protein, coding for MTRQTLDDLNRAVRDARVEVARAPRISLYYSGGRLVHEEEPQEVAQARLKRLESLAQTVRTRAKIIPVMGIMDFYDRHDGWEDLLPTVSTFLAAQQRKVPVLCDDLNLVRLASIGLFGPPILGTTSVLLMDQLQRQGLWTPAQHTEAVLNFAAIQQTVLPGVTKEMLPALFTREHLTFGWATAGVVRSLTYESLPLNAVATNVALLVRYAFVESPLDLTRERWFRQVLDWTRENRNLFDLRPALRRALQEAMDLMPLQLKLALDVFERWWGETWAASGGRPLDDVSA